A DNA window from Pseudobdellovibrionaceae bacterium contains the following coding sequences:
- the speB gene encoding agmatinase, translating into MSNNTKFKSLSGRSFPRFSSLKSFFRLPWVSQEEDFDIGILGIPFDGGTSYRPGARMAPTKIREMSSLARNFNWELNKDYSKKWKVADIGDCPTTPVSLEKTYDQIEHFFNELALKEKRFISVGGDHSITLPILRSLAKQHGPLNLIHFDAHLDTYPAAWGCEYHHGSFLRHALDEGLVNGSESLQIGCRNPLTSKDDLEYIQKYKIKSFTMDSIRKENFQDFLKNLPEVKGNSYITFDIDSVDPAYAPGTGTPVPAGLTSYEAIKILQNLKLEHLVGADLVEVAPAYDNSDITSILAVSILFEFLNLM; encoded by the coding sequence ATGAGCAATAATACAAAATTTAAAAGTTTATCTGGACGAAGTTTTCCCCGTTTTTCTTCTTTAAAAAGTTTTTTTAGGCTCCCCTGGGTCAGCCAAGAAGAAGATTTTGATATTGGCATTTTGGGAATTCCTTTTGATGGAGGTACTAGCTACCGCCCTGGCGCCAGAATGGCACCTACAAAAATCCGCGAAATGTCTTCTTTAGCCCGTAACTTTAACTGGGAGCTAAATAAAGACTATTCTAAAAAATGGAAAGTGGCCGATATTGGTGACTGCCCTACCACGCCCGTAAGCTTAGAAAAAACTTATGACCAAATAGAGCATTTTTTTAACGAACTTGCTCTAAAAGAAAAGCGCTTTATTTCTGTGGGAGGAGACCACTCCATTACCTTGCCCATACTGCGATCTTTAGCCAAGCAACATGGACCTTTAAATTTAATTCATTTTGATGCTCACTTAGACACTTATCCTGCGGCATGGGGCTGCGAATACCATCATGGAAGTTTTTTAAGACATGCTCTTGATGAGGGCTTGGTTAATGGTTCGGAAAGCCTACAAATTGGCTGCAGAAATCCGCTCACCTCTAAAGACGATTTAGAATATATTCAAAAATATAAAATTAAGAGCTTTACGATGGATAGCATACGCAAAGAAAACTTTCAGGATTTTTTAAAAAATTTACCAGAAGTTAAAGGAAATAGCTATATTACCTTTGATATAGATAGCGTAGACCCCGCCTACGCGCCTGGCACAGGCACTCCTGTTCCCGCAGGGCTAACCTCTTACGAGGCCATTAAAATTTTACAAAACTTAAAGTTAGAACATTTAGTAGGGGCCGATCTTGTGGAGGTAGCCCCTGCCTATGATAACAGCGATATTACTTCTATTTTAGCTGTTAGCATTTTATTTGAATTTTTAAATTTAATGTAA
- a CDS encoding 1-acyl-sn-glycerol-3-phosphate acyltransferase: MKYFLIVLSYFRAICIFPLAVLQFSLLCLLVLICSILFLPKKINHVLLEHFWAKPLLKILNVKINIVGRENLPKPSCSVLYLFNHSSLLDIPLLLLVAPHIYFGAKASLFKIPVFGWIIRLYGILKIERNKGRKTVSMYKTKAVKRAAKGDSFALAPEGGRRYQKERLSPFKTGPFLLSIFAQIPVVPVVIVGVHQVLPKSALFFSWGRWKSQIQISILPSQSVDGYLEESVTLFKDNVYALMQKEYVKCVQSAIEPI, translated from the coding sequence ATGAAGTATTTTCTTATCGTTTTGTCTTACTTTAGGGCTATTTGTATTTTTCCTCTAGCGGTATTGCAATTTTCTTTGCTTTGTCTTTTAGTTTTAATTTGCTCTATACTTTTTCTTCCAAAAAAAATAAATCATGTTTTGCTTGAACATTTTTGGGCAAAACCTTTATTAAAAATACTAAATGTAAAAATAAATATAGTAGGAAGAGAAAACTTACCTAAGCCATCGTGTTCAGTATTATATTTGTTTAACCATAGCAGCTTGTTGGATATTCCTCTGTTGCTTTTAGTAGCTCCACATATTTATTTTGGAGCAAAAGCCTCTTTGTTTAAAATTCCTGTTTTTGGGTGGATTATTCGGCTGTACGGCATTTTAAAAATTGAAAGAAACAAAGGAAGAAAAACGGTAAGTATGTATAAAACAAAAGCTGTTAAAAGAGCTGCCAAAGGAGATTCTTTCGCTTTAGCTCCAGAGGGAGGAAGAAGGTATCAAAAAGAGAGACTTTCGCCCTTTAAAACAGGGCCTTTTTTGCTTTCTATTTTTGCACAAATTCCGGTGGTTCCTGTAGTAATTGTTGGGGTTCATCAGGTGCTGCCTAAATCGGCCTTGTTTTTTAGCTGGGGGCGGTGGAAAAGTCAGATTCAGATTAGCATATTGCCCAGTCAGTCTGTGGATGGATATTTAGAAGAGAGCGTGACATTATTTAAAGATAATGTGTACGCATTAATGCAGAAAGAATATGTTAAGTGTGTACAGAGTGCCATTGAGCCTATATAA